In the Hemitrygon akajei chromosome 7, sHemAka1.3, whole genome shotgun sequence genome, one interval contains:
- the LOC140730725 gene encoding cofilin-2-like, producing MHSGIGIHQQVFDEFETMKIRKMGLTRRKLLRLNLSEDEKFLVVDEDCVTQQQACGNGYQQLLSHLKPDTCCLLIFDLSYDTKESVSKDDLILIMWCPDGASTRKKLQFSTGKMLLKERIKGFKFDLEVNSLDEIELGVLADKLGRSDVVKIEGVPVRSCSSQHS from the exons ATG CATTCTGGAATCGGTATTCACCAACAGGTCTTTGATGAGTTCGAAACGATGAAGATTCGGAAGATGGGGCTCACCAGGAGGAAGTTACTCCGGCTGAACTTGAGCGAGGATGAGAAATTCCTGGTTGTGGATGAAGACTGTGTGACGCAGCAGCAAGCCTGCGGGAACGGCTACCAGCAGTTACTGAGTCACTTAAAACCCGACACTTGCTGCCTTCTCATTTTTGATCTCTCTTATGACACCAAGGAATCGGTCTCCAAGGATGATCTGATCTTAATAATGTG GTGCCCGGATGGGGCAAGTACCAGGAAAAAGCTGCAGTTCTCAACAGGGAAAATGTTGCTGAAGGAAAGGATAAAAG GCTTCAAGTTTGACCTGGAGGTCAACTCCCTGGATGAAATAGAACTGGGCGTCCTTGCTGATAAGCTGGGACGCAGCGATGTTGTGAAAATAGAAGGGGTACCAGTACGAAGCTGTAGCTCACAACACAGCTGA